The nucleotide sequence taaataggagagggacatgttaatgcattcaagttaaatcttcttcaataaagcttcttcaataattcttatcttctattctttctatcatggtatcaaagcTTTCACAGTAAAGGCCACTTCTAAACATCTCGAAGTAGACCCTTTTCCCAGCCGGACTCCATCGAATCTCGGCTCCTTCTCCTATTGCCTCGTGGACCATGACTCCATCTTAAAGTAGTGCAGCATTTTCCACGGACGTCCTCTAAGATCGTTGCGTCAGCCTCCTTCGAAGCTGAACAAGGGTCACCACGCCGCGCCCTCTTCTCCTCCCTGCGCCACCGGCATTCTTTTCTGCCgcccttcctctccctcttcctgcAGAAGCAGAGCCGACGCAGCCTCGCAATTGCTCCCTAGCCAACGATCTCTCCTCCTCgttcccgcatctcgctcgagcgagaagtgccGTTGTCGTCGTCCTTACCGCAGCAGCCCTCTCTGCCACAACAGCTATAGCAGTAGTGATCTGCTTTTCTCCCAAGCTGTTGTCCTCTACTATAGCTTTCTCTATtgttgtagctttctcctctgctgtaGTCGTCGTCGCCATCGCAAccgtcgccgtcgtcgtcgtAGTCGCATCAATAGCAATAGCAGCAACGATttactcttgccctactcacgaagtctctggCTCGTAAACTATTtgatttgcatcgatccaagattggtatccttgataggagcaccatcttacgggGGCCATGATAGCAGATTCTGTTAAGAAAAATCTTCTattatgttgaggaaaatcctccatcctaatttatataaataggaaaaggacatgttaatgtattcgctaaagctttttcaataaaatttcttaaataaaacttaaagcttcttcaataattcttaatATCTTCTATTCTCTTATCTTATATTCTTATATTCTTTCTATTTCGAACTATGATTGTTCTGAAGAAtttcaattttaattttaattttaatttttttttccgatTAAGCTAATTACAAACAGGTATAAAAAGAATATGTCAATAATGTACTTCTTTTCCTGCTTATCCAGTAGGAATGATAATAGGAAAGTATCATCAAGAATAACCCTTTTACAGCAAGTGGCCCTCGGAACCCGAGTATCACCACCATTCGTCGGCTTTGACTCTTCCAACAATGGTACATGATTGTTGGCTATTTCCGATGGGAATGGTTCCTTCCTCATCCAGTCTCGTTCGATGGCGCATCGTCTTCCTTGTCTTGAAGTTGAAGGCAAGTATCACAAGTACGATGGAGACGACCATAACAGCGGCGCCTGCGTAGACGCCGTCATGAACTATGTAGCAGTCGCCGTTCATCCAGCCTTTTCCGTATGACTGTCCGCCGTCCATGCTCGATGCAATGGCCAGTATGATCGATGCCAGAGCGTAGATGATCCTACAGCATAATTCGTGTGATTCCGTCTGAATTTTCAAACCCGCTTCACATGGTGATTGATGCAGCCAACTAAAAATAGCCAACTAAGGACAGCGTCGTCACCGTGGGGAGGTGCTTAATtaattacatacatacatacatacataccagGCAAGACATAGCAGGGCGATGGAGGCAATTCGACTGCTGCTAGCCGCCGCCTTTATCGAACAGATCCTGCTTCCTCCCATGGTAGTCCCAATGACCTGTGCGATGGAGAGGCACACAAGTGCTGCGATCCCCAACCCAAACGCGCTGCTCCTTGGCAGCGAACAGAGGCTTCCATCCAGTCTCATATCCTTCACCTTGGGAGCACGGAAGGGTGggggaaaagaagaaaagaggacaGATCATTTGGTTGGTTATATATCCAGAACACCGAAAAGCATGGTGGATGGTTTTAGCACGTAAGAGATCTTACTTTCACTTTCTCGAATTCAGCCGCGACGCAACACGAGAAGGCAACAACGCCCAGGAGCGCGACGATGGTGCAGATTACCAGCTCATCGTACTTGGGTGTTTCCATTGGATCCCTAGATAATCCATACAAGATCATCGGCGAGCGAGAGGTGTGTAGCCAATGTGTTCTCAGCTACCCGGTGAAGAAGGGGAATACCGCTTTATTTTCCGCCCGTTGCTTCTGGTTTTCCTATCGGAGATGGCGATCGATGCCTTTCCCCACTTTCCATTTCATGATTTGTGACAGAGGAAATGGTCAACTCGTAATTGCCGGCCTCCGGGTGAGGACGAGCGCGGACTTTGAAGTGGTTGGCCGTCTGCGGTGACCTTTCGATTGTACTGGTCAAGTCAACTTGGGGAGAGATGGAGGAGTTACGTGCAGGATTCCGGAAAAGGGAACAATCCGTTTATAGGCCGAAAGAATGGGCATATTTTACTTTGTGACTTCAGGCTCCTACTGAGGAAGCAGCTACTGGGCCATCCGCTTCTGCTATTACGACTATGTTGACTGCCATTTATTTCTTATGGTGTCCAAAGATTAGTTCTCAAAGGGTTAGTAAGATTGAACAACAAATCAGCTTTTTACTGACCGTCTCAAAGAATAAGATCCGTAGCGATGGATTTCAACTCCTCTTTACCGATCTTGCCTTCAAGTGCAGATGCTTATTTTGTTTTACGAAGCTGTTTGCAGATTTGTGTTGATGAAAGAACCATACGATTCTATGAAGGATTTGCTCAAGGAGAGACTTTTTGCTACGCAACGGGAAGGGATTCACTTTATTCATTTGCTCCGTTGTTTCAAGAATAATATTGCTTGGAATTTCTTTATTGTAACTAAAGACATTTTTGTTCCTCTTgaaatattgtgatgtctataggGAGAGTAATCGGTTAGTCAATTAGTTGGCTAATCGTATCCGCTAAAACAGAATCATTGGTTGTCGGAGAAGGGACTGACCTTCTCAATTTGCTCGTTTTGTTTACGCCCGTCTAAATAGTAATTTTATTTTAGCAAAAAAGAAACTACTTTTAGTTTTCTAGTTACAATAGTAGAGATATACTaagagaattaaaaggaaaaagatactaaatataaataataatataagattGAAAATAGAacattaaagaaaaaataaagtaATTTATTATTCCTCCAAATCTTTTAATGCTAATAATATAGCTATGCTTGTACAAAAGTTTCTCAAATGCTCATCATTGTGAAAGAACTTAGATTTTAACATATCTATTAAGAAGATTCTTTCTTCAGAATCATTGGTAAATGACTCTAAATTTATGATGACATTTGATAGcactttaaaataaaatttaaaaatgaaagaaaaatcgTCATACCAATCAATAATTCGAGACGCTCAATGCCACTACTTGTCACAGAGCCCGTTAGTGGGACAAGAAAGCCACCATCAAGGGCTGTGATTTGATCCGCCGGCAGCTTTGACCAGCTTTTTATTACGGAATAAATTGTGTCAAGGAATGATTTTTCCCAGGTCGATTGGGATGTGAGGACGGCATCACTCCTCCACCATTattcataaaataattaatatcctGATGGTTTGAGAGCACCTGAATTATAGTATTAAGACCTTGATGATACTATGGAGAAGAatgaattaatataataatatttttaattaattttaaattttgatcaataaatcattatatttcaaatttttgaataatctaattaaaattttaagtaaataaaatataattagatcACAAGTAAGTGGTAAGCAAGGAAAGCTAAGTCAATTTATAGTGTTTCGGTCTTTCCGatttatgtccactcccgattcttttTTTCTCGAGGTCAtcagctttcactatcgatcttctttctaatgggcgaagatcaactatcctttttatAACTCTCCGTTTTTTTAGTTTCACACTTTCTATCACTTAGAATTTTAATTAAACTCAATAAAAAGAGGAGACTCAAACTATGCTCAAAATTAGGGCCTACAATACTTTACTAGCTCAAGAATGAATGTTCTATCAGCCAAGCATAACCGAGGTATTTATAGATACTAAAAGATTTcaagaatgaagttaaaaatttaaatcttcgAAATTTTAGGGTATAAGCGATACTGCCGCCAACATCGAGCAATACTACCATCATAACTTTTGACATGGACACAATTCTGGGCTCTATTAGTACACCACCATAATATTTGAATTTTTGACAATACCATAAGTAGTACTACCATCGGAAAAACTAACAATGCACAAATAGTTCTTGTCGATTGAATTAGGTGATACTGTCGCCTTggcctagcgataccatcgcctaagcCTAGTTTTGGCCATCGATTTAGCCTTTTAATGGGCCTAATTCGGTTTGACTTTAAGCCCATTAACTTTCTTGACAAGTAAATTTTATTTTGACCCAATATTGGCTTAAATTAATCCAAAATTATCTTGATTAAGACCTTGACAAATTAACCATACATCTAGTATATTTACAAAGCTTTCAACATGTTTTACGCTTTTTCGACATATCGTCTGACCTTCCAATACTTCGTTTGAACTTCCAACACATCGCTCTTTCCTTTAGTATATCACCTGTTCCACTAGCATGATGACTTTTcaatgacatccaatcttctggcaCAATATCTGATCCTTCCGACATGATTCCCAAACTTTTAGCATGAAGTTTGACCTTCGACACGTCAACCAATCTTTTAGCTCAACGTCCAATTTTTAACATGATAATTTCTCGGTATAACATTCGTCTCTCTTACTCAATAGTTGGCACTTTGATGGTCTGATtctatgatcaaaatatttttctatatcatttatctcaaaagcatatagtctcataaatttatttcatcatcaaaatctaggatttaacaatctcccccattatggtgatgataatcaattgatgacgaagtcttATCTAGGCTCCTCTTGTCTATATGTCATCTTAAAAGTATAATGAACTTGAATTCGAAATAATAATCTTTTAGcattactcttgaattcaagttgaaataATCTTATTATAAATCTAAATGATTTTTAAtagtaataattataaaaatcaaatgcataattttaattaaaaatatcataagttaaaaaCATCATAACTTAATTTTTCCTATTCAACTTTAAAAGGTAAAGATAAGCATAGATACTACTTTATCAAAAAGGTAAAGATAGTTACTACTTTTCCTCTTTTGTCATGAACCAAAAGGAGCAATATATAATCTACTCGGGTGGTGATAATCCAAAATGTATAAATAAAGTATAAAAGTGTGTATCAAAAGTATCAAGACCCTAATGAATATGTTGCATCTTAATCAAGATATAGTCTTGACGAAGCTCAAAATGAATCAATCGAACTATTATATTATTAGAATATAAAGAAGGTGTTAAATCCACTAGAAGTTTCACCTGAAAGGGACTAGTATgaggtgttgaatcttggattttgatgatgcaaccaattgatagtgtttatgatctaatctgtgttttgagtaatgcaggactagTTTCAATCATGAAGTGACAATTAGAGTAGGAAGAattaatgttgggccagagtggaacatgtcagaagattagacgtcgagccagaggattggtcgatgtgtcggtagaatgcttcatgccataagttcgggcatcgggcctagaagagcggacattgcaccaaggagatcaaagttgtggaggtcaacatgctgattgggtaaaaggctgcaaaagaggacgatgcatagAAGGATTGGACAAAGTGCcaatgaatcaatgacatgccagacaacatgtgattaatgctttgtaataattgtctagatcgaagtagttttaagttgtaatgGGGTTagaattaggctaactcaattaggggcccattgggactAAGTTAGGGCTAAGTTGGGCTGGATGGttggcccactcggccacttggagccatgctagatggtggcaccgcccagggtgggcggtggaacTATTTGAGGTTTAGCCTCCCAAGAGGTCTGGGTGGTTGTATCGTTGACATTTAATGTTGCCAGGCAGTGATACTGCCAAAGTCCGGTCTCTGAGgctctgtcaagcgatagtaccgctagactgagcagtggcaccacctagtgttagagtatcaagtggtagtaccacccagtactggtagtggtactgccaatacccgAAGACCCAAGATGAGACTGGttttgactccaagtttgaatctatttagggcctataaatacccctctcatccctactcagCAAAGATAAGAACCGAGAACAAAAACAAGGGaaaactctgttgtaatcttgtgagaattctcctcCTCTAATCTAAGTATTGATTTTTGTTTAAAAGAGGAGTGACTAgaggtgtaaagattctctcctgagcctatcaaaaggagaatagagttgtaagggtgTTTGGTCCTTGCCCATTGAATGAAgaacattagtggatgtcggtggtttcgacgaaagaggaatcggtagtgGTCAcggtgaccgaactactataaattggtgtgctttctttctttgctgccatttacttactttgtaatTTCTTTACTTCCTcactactttagctgcacactcttatgaacgtttttaaaattaaaatatttttttatatgtttttatagTACGAAGTTTCGAATATCGACGTAATTTTACATACGCACTAAttacaccccctctcttagtgtcaactcgatcctaacagttggtattagagccacgtttcTCTCTATTTGAATTAATATGATAGAACtccagaggaattctatgtagattgatctttgagggggatcaacccttggaacACTTTAGGGGTTCCACACTCTTAGAAGTCGGACAAATGGCTTCAATTGTAGATGAAttttattcccaaagaga is from Musa acuminata AAA Group cultivar baxijiao chromosome BXJ3-8, Cavendish_Baxijiao_AAA, whole genome shotgun sequence and encodes:
- the LOC103994887 gene encoding protein MODIFYING WALL LIGNIN-1 isoform X2, coding for MILYGLSRDPMETPKYDELVICTIVALLGVVAFSCCVAAEFEKVKVKDMRLDGSLCSLPRSSAFGLGIAALVCLSIAQVIGTTMGGSRICSIKAAASSSRIASIALLCLAWIIYALASIILAIASSMDGGQSYGKGWMNGDCYIVHDGVYAGAAVMVVSIVLVILAFNFKTRKTMRHRTRLDEEGTIPIGNSQQSCTIVGRVKADEWW
- the LOC103994887 gene encoding protein MODIFYING WALL LIGNIN-1 isoform X1 codes for the protein MILYGLSRDPMETPKYDELVICTIVALLGVVAFSCCVAAEFEKVKVKDMRLDGSLCSLPRSSAFGLGIAALVCLSIAQVIGTTMGGSRICSIKAAASSSRIASIALLCLACWLHQSPCEAGLKIQTESHELCCRIIYALASIILAIASSMDGGQSYGKGWMNGDCYIVHDGVYAGAAVMVVSIVLVILAFNFKTRKTMRHRTRLDEEGTIPIGNSQQSCTIVGRVKADEWW